One Syntrophales bacterium DNA segment encodes these proteins:
- the rpsH gene encoding 30S ribosomal protein S8 has product MKMTDQIADMLTRIRNANRIHHKSVDVLLSRVNMSIASVLKKSGYINGYNIDKDKQGHQVLRVYLKYPDAKKTVITEIRRISKPGRRVYVKSEKIPKVLNGYGIAVISTSRGIMTDKEARELNIGGEVLCHVW; this is encoded by the coding sequence ATAAAAATGACCGATCAGATTGCAGATATGCTAACGAGGATCAGAAACGCCAATAGGATTCATCATAAGAGTGTTGATGTACTATTGTCCCGGGTTAATATGAGCATCGCCAGCGTTTTGAAAAAGTCAGGCTACATCAATGGGTACAACATTGACAAAGATAAGCAAGGACACCAGGTGTTAAGGGTATATCTCAAGTACCCGGATGCGAAGAAAACCGTCATTACAGAGATTCGCAGGATCAGTAAGCCAGGAAGAAGGGTTTATGTAAAGAGTGAAAAGATTCCCAAGGTATTGAACGGGTATGGAATTGCCGTCATTTCCACTTCCAGGGGGATCATGACCGATAAAGAGGCCAGAGAGTTAAACATAGGTGGCGAGGTTCTCTGCCACGTATGGTAG
- the rpsS gene encoding 30S ribosomal protein S19, with the protein MARSIKKGAYIEEKLLEKVRKADSTGSKNVIKTWSRRSTITPELIGHTFAVHNGKNFIPVFVTENMVGHKLGEFAPTRTFYSHAGDRKSKLRK; encoded by the coding sequence GTGGCACGTTCGATTAAAAAAGGTGCATATATTGAGGAAAAGCTTCTTGAAAAAGTCAGGAAAGCCGACTCTACGGGAAGCAAAAATGTGATAAAGACTTGGTCCCGTCGTTCCACAATTACCCCTGAATTGATAGGACACACCTTCGCCGTGCACAATGGAAAGAATTTTATTCCCGTTTTTGTTACGGAGAACATGGTAGGGCACAAACTCGGTGAATTTGCGCCAACAAGGACATTTTACAGTCATGCAGGTGATCGAAAGTCGAAACTGCGTAAATAA
- the rplX gene encoding 50S ribosomal protein L24, protein MRERRLKKGDTVKVISGKEKEKTGKIIKIISNKDKVFVEKLNFIKRHQRPTAKGKGGIVEKEGPIHISNVMLICNKCDTAVRVGYRILDDGNKVRFCKKCHEILDA, encoded by the coding sequence ATGCGGGAAAGGCGATTGAAGAAAGGTGATACGGTGAAGGTAATCAGCGGTAAGGAGAAAGAGAAAACCGGCAAGATCATCAAGATTATCAGCAATAAGGACAAGGTATTTGTGGAGAAGTTAAACTTCATCAAACGGCATCAGAGACCTACTGCAAAGGGGAAAGGAGGTATCGTTGAGAAAGAGGGACCGATACATATTTCCAATGTGATGCTCATCTGTAACAAGTGTGATACAGCCGTTAGAGTGGGGTACAGGATATTAGATGATGGAAACAAGGTACGTTTCTGCAAAAAATGTCATGAGATACTGGATGCTTGA
- the rpsG gene encoding 30S ribosomal protein S7, with protein sequence MPRRRVIARREVLPDPKFNNKLVAKFISNLLKKGKKSTAESIMYGAFGLIEKKTKEQPIEVFEKALNNSKPVIEVKSRRVGGATYQVPTEVMPSRRIALAIRWLIIHAKERAEKTMKEKLAAELIDAANNRGGAIKKKESVHRMAEANKAFAHYRF encoded by the coding sequence ATGCCGAGAAGAAGAGTAATTGCCAGGAGAGAAGTATTACCAGACCCCAAGTTTAATAATAAGCTTGTCGCAAAGTTTATCAGTAATCTCTTGAAAAAAGGAAAGAAAAGCACTGCTGAATCTATCATGTACGGGGCTTTTGGTCTCATTGAGAAAAAGACAAAAGAGCAGCCTATTGAAGTTTTTGAAAAGGCCCTAAATAACAGCAAACCTGTCATCGAGGTCAAATCAAGGCGGGTAGGTGGCGCCACTTATCAGGTACCAACGGAGGTTATGCCGTCACGGAGGATTGCACTGGCAATTCGCTGGTTAATCATTCATGCAAAGGAACGCGCCGAGAAAACCATGAAAGAGAAGCTGGCTGCGGAACTGATCGATGCGGCTAATAACAGGGGTGGTGCTATCAAAAAGAAAGAAAGTGTCCACAGAATGGCAGAAGCGAATAAGGCCTTTGCCCATTACAGGTTTTAG
- the rpmC gene encoding 50S ribosomal protein L29 has translation MKIKEIRELSIDELKQKNRDLLEELFKLRIRHTSGQLDTPSVMGLIRKDIARIKTVLRQKEDH, from the coding sequence GTGAAAATCAAGGAAATTAGAGAACTAAGTATTGATGAGTTAAAACAAAAAAATAGGGATCTGTTGGAAGAGCTTTTCAAGCTCCGGATCCGCCATACCTCCGGGCAATTGGACACCCCTTCTGTGATGGGCCTTATCAGAAAAGATATTGCCCGCATTAAGACTGTACTGAGGCAAAAGGAGGATCATTAG
- the rplD gene encoding 50S ribosomal protein L4 — protein MPVVGIYDVEKNKVAEIELSDTVFGAELNEAVLYEVVRMQMASWRRGTASTKERSDVRGGGRKPWRQKGTGRARAGTRRSPLWRGGGITFGPKPRDYAYRVPKKVKKKALISALSMKVKEERMLILRDFPMDEIKTKRFKEVIDRFGLKKALFVLDKSYPNLEKASRNLKDISMIRSEGLNVYDLLNHGHVVLLEPAVKMIEGALLS, from the coding sequence ATGCCAGTGGTGGGAATATATGATGTGGAAAAGAATAAGGTAGCCGAGATCGAACTGAGTGATACCGTCTTTGGCGCGGAGTTGAACGAAGCAGTTCTTTATGAAGTGGTAAGAATGCAGATGGCATCGTGGAGAAGAGGAACCGCCTCGACTAAGGAAAGAAGCGATGTCAGAGGTGGGGGAAGGAAGCCATGGCGTCAGAAAGGAACGGGCAGGGCAAGGGCCGGTACAAGAAGGTCTCCTCTCTGGAGAGGTGGGGGAATCACCTTTGGCCCCAAACCGAGGGATTATGCATACAGAGTACCCAAAAAGGTAAAAAAGAAGGCCCTGATCTCCGCCCTGAGTATGAAGGTCAAAGAAGAGCGGATGTTGATTCTCAGGGATTTCCCGATGGACGAAATCAAGACAAAGAGATTCAAGGAGGTCATTGATCGATTTGGATTAAAAAAAGCCTTGTTTGTTCTGGATAAGTCATATCCGAACCTCGAGAAAGCATCGAGAAACCTCAAAGATATTAGTATGATAAGATCAGAAGGACTAAATGTCTACGACCTACTGAATCATGGTCATGTCGTTCTTTTAGAGCCCGCTGTCAAAATGATTGAAGGGGCGTTGTTGTCATAA
- the rplW gene encoding 50S ribosomal protein L23: protein MEMYNIIKRYIITEKSTIAKDEGNKYIFEVDRRANKIEIGETVEKLFKVKVVDVRVMNVVGKKKRMGRILGKKRDWKKAIVTLAPGNSIEIFAGV from the coding sequence ATGGAAATGTATAACATTATAAAAAGATATATAATTACTGAAAAGAGTACCATCGCAAAAGATGAAGGTAATAAGTATATTTTTGAAGTTGACCGCCGTGCGAATAAAATCGAGATCGGCGAGACAGTGGAGAAGCTCTTTAAGGTCAAAGTCGTGGATGTGCGTGTCATGAATGTGGTGGGTAAGAAAAAGAGGATGGGAAGAATTTTGGGTAAGAAGCGTGACTGGAAAAAGGCGATTGTTACCCTTGCCCCCGGCAACAGCATCGAGATTTTTGCAGGAGTGTAG
- the tuf gene encoding elongation factor Tu — MAKKKFERTKPHLNIGTIGHVDHGKTTLTSAITKHLAKKGLAEYRPFDSIDNAPEEKERGLTINISHVEYETAKRHYAHVDCPGHADYIKNMISGAAHMDGTILVVAASDGPMPQTREHILLAKQVQVPSIVVYLNKVDLVDDPELLDLVELEVRELLTEYEFPGDEIPIIRGSALKALEADDPKSPEAKSIWELMDAVDNHIPEPIRDLDKPFLMPVGDVFSISGRGTVVTGRIDRGIIRTGDEIEIIGIRPTFKTVCTGVEMFRKTLDEGRAGDDVGLLLRGTKREEVERGQVVAKPGSITPHTKFQAAVYVLTKEEGGRHTPFFSGYRPQFYFRTTDVTGVCTLPEGVEMVMPGDNVNLEIHLITPIAMEEQLRFAIREGGRTVGAGVVSKIIE; from the coding sequence ATGGCGAAGAAAAAATTTGAGAGGACAAAGCCGCATTTAAATATCGGGACCATCGGACATGTTGATCATGGAAAAACCACATTGACTTCAGCTATTACAAAACATCTGGCTAAAAAGGGTTTGGCCGAATACAGGCCCTTCGATTCCATTGACAATGCGCCTGAAGAGAAAGAAAGAGGCCTTACCATCAATATTTCGCATGTCGAGTATGAAACAGCCAAGCGGCACTATGCCCATGTTGACTGTCCAGGTCATGCAGACTATATCAAGAACATGATTTCAGGAGCAGCTCACATGGATGGGACAATCTTGGTGGTGGCTGCGTCGGATGGTCCCATGCCTCAAACAAGAGAACACATCCTCCTCGCAAAGCAGGTGCAGGTTCCCTCTATTGTAGTCTATTTGAACAAGGTTGACCTGGTTGATGACCCTGAACTCCTCGATCTTGTTGAGTTAGAAGTGAGGGAGCTGTTGACAGAGTATGAGTTCCCGGGTGATGAAATCCCCATTATCAGGGGGTCAGCTCTGAAGGCCTTAGAGGCTGATGACCCCAAATCTCCCGAGGCAAAGTCTATATGGGAACTAATGGATGCCGTAGATAACCATATTCCGGAACCCATCCGTGATCTGGATAAACCATTTCTCATGCCTGTTGGTGATGTATTTTCTATATCTGGCCGGGGAACTGTGGTGACGGGCAGGATAGACCGAGGTATCATCAGAACGGGAGATGAAATTGAAATTATAGGTATCAGGCCCACCTTTAAGACAGTTTGTACCGGCGTAGAGATGTTTCGCAAGACCCTCGATGAAGGAAGGGCCGGTGATGATGTCGGTCTGCTCCTCAGGGGAACCAAGCGTGAGGAAGTGGAAAGAGGCCAGGTTGTCGCAAAGCCAGGTTCAATAACCCCCCATACAAAATTTCAGGCGGCTGTTTACGTCTTGACCAAAGAAGAAGGTGGGAGACATACACCTTTCTTTAGCGGTTATCGTCCCCAGTTTTATTTCCGGACGACAGACGTCACCGGTGTCTGCACGTTGCCTGAAGGCGTGGAAATGGTTATGCCCGGAGATAATGTTAATCTTGAGATACACCTGATTACCCCTATTGCCATGGAAGAACAGCTCAGGTTTGCTATCCGTGAAGGTGGTAGGACCGTCGGGGCCGGTGTTGTAAGTAAGATCATTGAATAG
- the rplF gene encoding 50S ribosomal protein L6, with the protein MSRVGRKPIQVPGGVRVHQGDGVIKVDGPKGTLSMKLPQHVEVTLDNGTIVVKRLSDDRTGRSYHGLVRTLIGNMVAGVSTGFEKNLEISGVGYRAEVKDTILKLAVGYSNPVKYQIPEGVNIKVDKQVSISVSGIDKQLVGRVAAEIRALKKPEPYKGKGIKYAGEQVRRKVGKSVGA; encoded by the coding sequence ATGTCGAGAGTTGGTAGGAAACCTATACAAGTTCCCGGAGGTGTAAGAGTCCATCAGGGCGATGGGGTCATCAAGGTTGATGGTCCCAAGGGAACCCTGTCAATGAAGCTGCCGCAGCACGTTGAGGTAACCCTCGACAATGGAACCATTGTGGTAAAAAGGTTGTCCGATGATAGAACAGGAAGATCATACCACGGTTTAGTAAGAACGCTTATAGGAAATATGGTGGCGGGTGTCAGTACCGGTTTTGAAAAGAACTTGGAGATATCAGGAGTCGGATACAGGGCAGAGGTAAAAGATACCATTCTTAAATTGGCTGTTGGTTATTCTAATCCTGTGAAATATCAGATTCCAGAGGGGGTTAACATTAAAGTTGACAAACAGGTGAGTATCTCGGTTTCGGGAATTGATAAGCAACTGGTGGGGAGAGTTGCCGCTGAGATAAGAGCGCTAAAGAAACCGGAACCATATAAAGGTAAAGGGATAAAGTATGCAGGCGAACAGGTAAGGCGAAAGGTTGGCAAATCTGTGGGGGCCTGA
- the rpsL gene encoding 30S ribosomal protein S12, with the protein MPTINQLIRKGRAKIQKKAATPALSGSPQRRGVCVRVYTSTPKKPNSALRKVARVRLTSGYEVTSYIPGVGHNLQEHSVVLVRGGRVKDLPGVRYHVIRGTLDAMGVQDRKQGRSKYGAKKPS; encoded by the coding sequence ATGCCTACAATAAATCAGTTGATACGTAAAGGGAGAGCTAAGATACAAAAAAAAGCTGCAACACCAGCACTTAGCGGTTCTCCACAGAGAAGGGGGGTTTGTGTAAGGGTATATACCTCAACACCCAAAAAACCAAACTCTGCCTTGAGAAAGGTAGCCAGGGTTCGTCTTACCAGTGGTTACGAGGTGACTTCGTACATACCGGGTGTGGGCCACAATCTTCAGGAGCATTCCGTTGTCCTCGTCAGGGGGGGCAGGGTAAAGGATCTACCTGGCGTCAGGTATCACGTCATCAGGGGTACACTGGATGCCATGGGTGTTCAAGACAGAAAACAGGGAAGATCAAAATATGGAGCTAAAAAACCGAGTTAA
- the rpsJ gene encoding 30S ribosomal protein S10, with the protein MKEQKIRIRLKAYDHKLLDRSVEEIVETAKRTGARVAGPIPLPTEINKFCVNRSPHVDKKSREQFEIRTHKRLIDIIEPTQSTVDALMKLDLSAGVDVEIKT; encoded by the coding sequence ATGAAAGAGCAAAAGATTAGAATTCGCCTTAAGGCTTACGATCATAAACTACTGGATCGTTCGGTGGAAGAAATTGTGGAAACGGCAAAAAGGACTGGTGCCCGTGTTGCCGGTCCCATTCCCCTTCCGACAGAAATCAATAAATTCTGTGTCAATAGATCACCACATGTAGACAAAAAATCGAGGGAGCAGTTCGAAATCAGGACACATAAAAGACTGATTGACATTATTGAACCGACACAATCAACGGTAGACGCACTTATGAAACTGGATCTCTCTGCTGGTGTTGATGTTGAAATAAAGACGTAA
- the rplB gene encoding 50S ribosomal protein L2, whose translation MAIKKYKPTSPGRRFQTCSDFKEITSTTPEKSLLRPLKKKGGRNCYGRITSRHIGGGHKKKYRLIDFKRDKIDIPARVASVEYDPNRTSRIALLHYLDGEKRYILAPAKLDAGDTVVSSEKADIKPGNAIPLKNIPLGSLIHNLELKPGRGGQMIRSAGVYGQLMAKEGRYAQVRLPSGEVRKFFLACKASIGQVGNIEQENVSIGKAGRSRWLGRRPKVRGVAMNPVDHPMGGGEGKSSGGRHPCTPWGVPTKGHKTRANKSTDRYIVKRRG comes from the coding sequence ATGGCGATAAAAAAATATAAACCCACCTCACCCGGCAGAAGATTTCAGACATGTTCAGACTTCAAGGAAATCACTTCAACAACACCAGAGAAAAGTCTGCTACGTCCCCTGAAAAAGAAGGGGGGACGAAATTGCTATGGAAGAATTACCAGCAGACATATTGGCGGAGGTCACAAGAAAAAATACAGGCTTATTGATTTCAAACGTGACAAGATAGATATCCCTGCCAGAGTAGCTTCGGTCGAGTACGATCCCAATAGAACTTCAAGGATTGCCCTGTTACATTATCTGGATGGAGAAAAACGATATATTCTGGCTCCTGCAAAACTGGATGCGGGAGATACTGTGGTAAGTAGTGAAAAAGCGGATATTAAACCGGGAAACGCCATCCCACTGAAAAATATACCTCTCGGTTCCCTTATTCATAATCTGGAACTTAAGCCGGGTCGGGGTGGTCAGATGATCAGAAGTGCAGGAGTCTATGGACAGCTTATGGCCAAGGAAGGACGATATGCCCAGGTCAGACTCCCCTCAGGGGAAGTGAGAAAATTTTTCCTTGCATGTAAGGCCTCCATCGGACAGGTGGGAAATATTGAGCAGGAGAATGTTAGCATTGGCAAGGCTGGCAGGTCGAGATGGCTGGGAAGACGGCCTAAGGTTCGTGGTGTAGCCATGAATCCCGTAGATCATCCCATGGGGGGAGGAGAAGGTAAATCATCCGGGGGGAGACATCCATGTACCCCGTGGGGGGTCCCGACGAAAGGCCACAAAACGAGAGCAAACAAGAGCACTGATAGATATATAGTGAAGAGAAGAGGTTAA
- the rplR gene encoding 50S ribosomal protein L18, producing MALKKVEKSRVKRKLRVRGKIHGTEMRPRLSVFRSAEHIYVQAIDDDLGKALADASTLSKELRGTLDGLKKADAAKEVGRLVSKRLKMMGVEQVVFDRGRYLYHGRIKALAEAARESGLKF from the coding sequence TTGGCATTAAAGAAGGTTGAAAAAAGCAGAGTTAAACGTAAATTAAGGGTAAGGGGAAAGATACACGGTACTGAAATGAGGCCACGTCTTTCGGTGTTCAGAAGTGCTGAGCATATCTATGTCCAGGCAATTGACGATGATCTGGGAAAGGCTCTTGCTGATGCCTCAACCCTCAGTAAGGAATTAAGGGGCACCCTTGATGGTCTGAAAAAGGCTGATGCAGCTAAAGAAGTAGGGAGATTGGTGTCAAAACGATTGAAGATGATGGGTGTTGAACAGGTTGTCTTTGATAGAGGAAGATATCTCTATCATGGGCGGATCAAGGCCCTTGCTGAGGCTGCCAGGGAATCGGGGTTGAAATTTTAG
- the rplE gene encoding 50S ribosomal protein L5, translated as MARLKEYYLREVVPALIKGFNYKTRMEVPRLEKIVVNMGLGEAIQNIKILDNAVEELSVIVGQKPVITKARRSIATFKLRKGMSIGCRVTLRRERMYEFFDRLVNVALPKVRDFRGIPPTSFDGRGNFAMGLKEQLIFPEIDYNKVDKIRGMNIVIATTAKTDDEGRELLRLMGMPFRS; from the coding sequence GTGGCAAGGTTAAAAGAGTATTACCTGAGGGAAGTCGTTCCAGCATTAATTAAGGGATTTAACTATAAAACCCGGATGGAAGTTCCCAGACTGGAGAAGATTGTCGTCAATATGGGTCTCGGTGAAGCAATCCAGAACATCAAGATCCTCGATAATGCTGTGGAAGAACTTTCCGTGATTGTTGGTCAGAAACCGGTAATTACAAAGGCGAGACGGTCAATTGCCACGTTTAAGCTTCGTAAAGGTATGTCTATAGGATGTCGGGTTACCTTGAGGAGGGAAAGGATGTACGAGTTTTTTGACAGACTTGTAAATGTTGCTCTTCCAAAGGTCAGAGATTTCAGGGGAATTCCGCCAACGTCGTTTGATGGAAGAGGGAATTTCGCCATGGGATTGAAGGAGCAGCTTATCTTTCCAGAGATAGATTATAACAAAGTTGATAAGATAAGAGGGATGAATATTGTGATAGCTACAACAGCTAAAACGGATGATGAGGGAAGGGAACTCCTCAGGCTCATGGGTATGCCGTTTAGAAGTTAG
- the rplV gene encoding 50S ribosomal protein L22, with protein sequence MEAKAVARYVRTSPQKARLVVDLIRGRRVEEAQKILAFTKKRAAKAVSKVLKSATANVGQNPNIDKNILYVKKIFVDQGPSLKRWRARAQGRAASIKKRTSHITIILDEEWLPRKK encoded by the coding sequence ATGGAAGCAAAAGCAGTTGCCAGATATGTGCGAACATCACCACAAAAGGCACGGTTGGTAGTAGATTTGATCAGGGGAAGGAGGGTTGAAGAAGCCCAGAAGATACTAGCCTTTACAAAAAAGCGTGCTGCCAAAGCGGTCAGTAAAGTCTTAAAGTCAGCCACAGCTAATGTCGGGCAGAATCCCAATATAGACAAGAATATCCTCTATGTGAAGAAGATTTTTGTGGATCAGGGTCCTTCCCTGAAGCGATGGAGGGCAAGGGCCCAGGGAAGAGCGGCTTCGATAAAAAAAAGGACATCTCATATAACAATTATCCTGGATGAAGAGTGGTTGCCTCGTAAAAAGTAA
- the rplC gene encoding 50S ribosomal protein L3, with protein MVGLIGRKLGMTQIFSEDGAAVPVTVIEVKPSVVIQKKTRENDGYDAVQLGYGHTKQKHVTKALQGHCKKADKGFFRILREFRTDTDDYEVGQELKTDVFTVGDYVDVVGTTEGKGFAGVIKRHGFRGGRATHGSMFHRAPGSIGASAYPSRVFKGKKLPGHMGNVRKTVQNLMVYGVRPDRDLILVKGSVPGSKNSFVLIKRSIKIKS; from the coding sequence ATGGTAGGACTTATCGGTAGAAAATTAGGCATGACACAGATTTTCTCAGAAGACGGCGCCGCAGTTCCAGTAACTGTTATCGAGGTAAAACCATCTGTGGTGATCCAGAAGAAAACCAGAGAAAATGATGGCTACGATGCTGTGCAGTTAGGTTACGGCCACACAAAGCAGAAACATGTGACCAAAGCCCTCCAGGGACACTGCAAAAAGGCGGATAAGGGTTTCTTTCGGATCCTCCGGGAATTCAGGACAGATACCGATGATTATGAGGTGGGTCAGGAACTAAAAACAGACGTTTTTACTGTTGGTGACTATGTGGATGTTGTAGGAACTACCGAAGGTAAGGGCTTTGCCGGCGTTATAAAACGTCATGGTTTTAGGGGGGGCAGGGCAACCCATGGCTCCATGTTCCATCGAGCCCCTGGATCCATTGGTGCAAGTGCATACCCTTCCCGGGTGTTTAAAGGGAAAAAGCTACCGGGGCACATGGGAAACGTGAGGAAAACTGTCCAGAACTTAATGGTTTACGGTGTAAGACCCGACAGGGATCTGATTTTGGTCAAGGGATCGGTTCCGGGTAGCAAGAATAGTTTTGTTTTAATCAAGCGATCGATAAAAATTAAGTCATAA
- the rplN gene encoding 50S ribosomal protein L14 yields MIQMQTILNVADNSGAKKVACIKVLGGSKRRYASVGDIIVVSVKEAIPNAKVKKGDVMKAVVVRTVKEVRRADGSYLKFDDNSAVLITNQLEPVGTRIFGPVARELRAKQFMKIISLAPEVL; encoded by the coding sequence ATGATACAGATGCAGACTATTTTAAATGTGGCCGATAATTCAGGTGCAAAGAAGGTTGCCTGCATTAAGGTTCTCGGTGGCTCGAAAAGAAGGTATGCCAGCGTGGGTGATATCATTGTCGTATCCGTCAAAGAAGCCATCCCCAATGCAAAGGTCAAAAAAGGGGATGTCATGAAGGCTGTAGTCGTACGTACTGTGAAGGAGGTAAGGAGAGCGGATGGTTCATATCTGAAATTTGACGATAATTCTGCTGTCCTCATTACGAATCAACTGGAACCTGTAGGAACAAGAATATTCGGACCGGTTGCCCGCGAATTGAGGGCAAAACAATTTATGAAGATTATTTCTCTGGCACCGGAGGTGTTATAG
- the rpsC gene encoding 30S ribosomal protein S3, whose product MGQKVNPIGFRLGGIKTWHSLWFAEKNYSKLLHEDIKVRKYLKKKLYHAGISRIEIERAADKAKVNIYAGRPGIIIGKKGSEIEKLKKELEGVAGREIIINILEVRKPEIDAQLVAESIALQLERRVAFRRAMKKYVNSALKFGAKGIRVTCSGRLGGAEMSRSEWYREGRVPLHTLRAAIDYGFAEAHTTYGIIGVKVHIFHGEVLPMKDA is encoded by the coding sequence TTGGGGCAAAAGGTTAACCCGATTGGGTTTAGGTTGGGTGGTATCAAGACATGGCATTCACTATGGTTCGCAGAAAAAAATTACAGTAAGCTGCTTCATGAGGATATCAAGGTTAGAAAATACCTCAAAAAGAAACTTTATCATGCGGGTATCTCAAGGATAGAGATAGAAAGGGCTGCCGATAAAGCCAAGGTTAATATTTATGCAGGACGTCCCGGAATTATTATAGGTAAGAAAGGTTCAGAGATAGAGAAGCTGAAGAAGGAACTTGAGGGGGTTGCCGGAAGAGAGATTATTATAAACATTCTTGAGGTGCGGAAGCCTGAAATAGACGCACAACTCGTTGCTGAGAGTATTGCCCTTCAGCTGGAGCGGCGTGTTGCCTTCAGGAGGGCGATGAAAAAATATGTAAACTCTGCGCTCAAATTTGGTGCCAAAGGTATCAGAGTGACATGTTCTGGAAGACTTGGGGGAGCAGAGATGTCGAGGTCAGAGTGGTATCGAGAAGGAAGGGTTCCCCTTCACACACTGCGGGCAGCTATTGATTACGGTTTCGCTGAGGCTCATACCACTTATGGCATTATCGGTGTGAAGGTACATATATTTCATGGAGAGGTGCTACCCATGAAAGACGCGTAG
- a CDS encoding type Z 30S ribosomal protein S14, whose protein sequence is MAKKSLIVKAKRKMKFPVRAYNRCPICGRPRAFYRKFEMCRICLRNLSLKGEIPGVIKSSW, encoded by the coding sequence GTGGCAAAAAAATCCTTAATTGTAAAGGCTAAAAGGAAAATGAAATTTCCGGTCAGGGCATATAACCGTTGTCCCATCTGTGGAAGACCGAGGGCATTTTACAGGAAATTCGAGATGTGTAGAATATGCCTGAGAAATCTTTCCCTCAAGGGGGAAATCCCTGGCGTCATAAAATCGAGCTGGTAA
- the rplP gene encoding 50S ribosomal protein L16 codes for MLMPKRVKYRKLQRGRMGGKPTRGCHLAFGEYGLQATECGWITARQIEAARIAMTRHVKRGGKVWIRIFPHKSITRKPAETRMGKGKGSPEEWVAVVKPGIVLYEMEGVTKEAAIEAFRLAAHKLPISTNFLSRDRYSENQGN; via the coding sequence ATGTTAATGCCGAAAAGGGTCAAATACAGGAAGTTGCAGAGGGGTCGTATGGGTGGCAAGCCCACCAGGGGTTGCCATCTGGCCTTTGGGGAATATGGCTTGCAGGCCACCGAATGTGGATGGATCACGGCAAGGCAGATTGAGGCCGCACGTATTGCCATGACGCGTCACGTGAAACGGGGAGGGAAAGTCTGGATCAGGATATTCCCCCATAAGTCAATTACCAGGAAACCAGCCGAAACCCGTATGGGAAAAGGGAAAGGATCACCTGAAGAGTGGGTAGCCGTTGTAAAACCGGGTATTGTTCTCTATGAAATGGAGGGAGTTACAAAAGAGGCCGCCATAGAAGCATTTAGGTTGGCAGCGCACAAGCTTCCGATATCTACTAACTTTCTTTCAAGGGATAGATATAGTGAAAATCAAGGAAATTAG
- the rpsQ gene encoding 30S ribosomal protein S17, whose amino-acid sequence MGDRGHKRTIMGVVVSNKMDKTIVIRAERLVKHAVFHKYIKRHVKYKAHDEKNICNMGDKVLIVESRPLSREKRWRLRKIIEKAG is encoded by the coding sequence ATGGGTGATCGGGGTCATAAAAGAACCATTATGGGAGTCGTTGTAAGCAATAAAATGGATAAGACCATCGTTATTCGGGCAGAAAGATTGGTCAAGCACGCTGTATTTCATAAATACATCAAAAGACATGTTAAATATAAGGCCCATGATGAGAAAAACATTTGTAACATGGGAGATAAAGTCCTCATCGTCGAATCGAGACCACTGAGCAGGGAAAAGCGATGGCGGCTACGCAAAATTATAGAGAAGGCGGGGTAG